In Armatimonadota bacterium, the genomic window GTCCACGCCCACCACCCCGCAGGGGCGACAGTCCAGCGCCTCACGCACGCGCCGTTCCGCCTCCTCCGGCCCCCGCTCGCGGACCATCGTGACGATGATTCCGCTGCGGATGCCCACCGCGACCTCGGCCCGCGTGCGGGCCCGCGCCATCGCCTCGAGCATCCGGCGCATGCCGAGCAACTCGAAGGCGCGCCGGCCGCCGACACGCACTTCGACATACCGGGATCCGTGCGCGGCGGCCTCGCAGAGCAGCTCGTAGGTAATGGTCTCGATATTGTCGGCGGTGTAGAGGGCGTCGGGCACGCGTCCGGCGCGCAGCGCGTAGCGCATGCGACGCAACCGGTCGTAGCCGGCGAACCGGGCCGGGTCGGCGATGAGCGGAGCGGGCGACGGCTCCGTCGCGGCGCGCCGTTCGGCGAGGCGCCGCAGGCGCAGGGAAGTTTCCAGGTGGAGGTGCAGTTCGATCTTGGGCAACGCGCGGATGGCCGCCACTCCCGACCCGGTCATTCCCGGGCGCCCTCCTGTAACGGGGGCGCCGCCCGCTCCGCCGCCGGGGTCTCCCGCTCCAGCACCTGGCGCACGCGGCGCTCCAGATCGTCGATCGCGGCCAGGGCCCGGTCAAAATCGATCTCGCCGGTCGGCGGCGCCGCCGTCGCGGCGTCGCGCAGGGCCAGGCGCATCTCGCGCACCCTGGCCAGCATCCGCTCCAGCAGCGCCCTGGAGGAATCCGCCGAGGTCATGCTAGTATTATGGCATCGTTTTGCGCCTGCATCGAGAGGACAGGTCCATCGAGGCTGAGCCCACCGACCATGGCCGAGGCATCCCGCGCCCAGCGGCGCGGTCCTGAACCGATCCGATCCGAGGACGCGATGCCCGCGGACCTGCGGGACGCCCGGCGCTGGTACGCGGAAATGGTCCTGGCCCGCCGGTTCGAGGAAGAGGCTGAGCGCGCCTTTCGCCGCGGCAAGATCGGCGGCTACCTGCACCTCTACAGCGGGCAGGAAGCTGTGGCCGCGGGCTGGCTGGCCGAACTGCGCGACGACGACATCTTCTTCACCGCGTACCGCGACCACGCCCACGCCCTGTTCCGCGGCACCCCGCCCGGGGCGGTGATGGCCGAACTGTTCGGCAAGGCCACAGGCGTGGCCAAAGGCAAGGGCGGTTCGATGCACCTCTTCGATGTGCCCCGCGGATTCTACGGCGGCTACGGGATCGTCGGCGGCCACATCCCGCTGGCCACCGGCGCCGCCTACGCCCTGCGCTATCTGGGCACCGACCGGATCTGCCTGTGCTTCCTCGGCGACGGCGCGATGAACAGCGGGTCCTTCCACGAGCCGGTGAATATGGCCGGCCTGTGGGGCCGCGACGGATTGTGCCCCGTGGTGTACATCGTCGAGAACAACCAGTACGGGATGGGGACCTCGGTGGCGCGCGCCTCCGCCGTCCCCGACCTCGCCTCCCGCTTCGCCGCCTATGCCATCGAGCATGAGCGGGCCGACGGCATGGATTTCCTGGCCGTGCGCCGGCTCGCCCGGCGGGTGATCGCCC contains:
- the pdhA gene encoding pyruvate dehydrogenase (acetyl-transferring) E1 component subunit alpha; the encoded protein is MPADLRDARRWYAEMVLARRFEEEAERAFRRGKIGGYLHLYSGQEAVAAGWLAELRDDDIFFTAYRDHAHALFRGTPPGAVMAELFGKATGVAKGKGGSMHLFDVPRGFYGGYGIVGGHIPLATGAAYALRYLGTDRICLCFLGDGAMNSGSFHEPVNMAGLWGRDGLCPVVYIVENNQYGMGTSVARASAVPDLASRFAAYAIEHERADGMDFLAVRRLARRVIARVRSTGRPYAVEMLTYRFAGHGAADLFQPYRTKEEVTKARAHDPITLLERRLREAGVLDEAEVVRIHEEAAAAVAEAVRFAEESPEPDRDELWTDVYG